From Spirosoma agri, one genomic window encodes:
- the thiL gene encoding thiamine-phosphate kinase, translated as MTDLTTIGEIGLIERIRQATPPPLHSETVQGIGDDAAVFDWGNDYGLLATDMLVEGIHFDLGYVPLKHLGFKAVAVNVSDIAAMNGLPVQLTVSIGLSSRFPVEAVDELYEGIRAACAAYNVDLVGGDTTASRSGLILSISVLGKVPKDLVTYRSTAQPNDVICVTGDLGAAYLGLQLLEREKQVFLADPNMQPNLSEERSYLIQRQLRPDARTDIVHELHDLGIRPTAMIDVSDGLASELLHICRQSGTGAVIFDENIPIDDQTHLAADEFSISPVTAALNGGEDYELLFTVRPQEFDKLANNARITAIGYLTADPKQIILATKAGQQTPIRAQGWENFMK; from the coding sequence ATGACTGATCTTACTACTATTGGCGAAATTGGCCTGATCGAACGTATTCGTCAGGCAACGCCCCCTCCCCTTCATTCAGAAACAGTGCAGGGCATTGGTGACGATGCAGCTGTTTTCGACTGGGGCAACGACTATGGCCTGCTGGCTACCGACATGCTTGTCGAAGGCATTCATTTCGATCTTGGGTATGTCCCGTTAAAACATCTTGGCTTCAAGGCCGTAGCCGTCAATGTGTCGGATATAGCGGCCATGAACGGGTTACCGGTCCAACTTACGGTATCGATTGGCCTGAGCAGCCGCTTTCCGGTCGAGGCCGTCGATGAACTGTACGAGGGCATCCGGGCAGCCTGTGCAGCCTATAACGTCGATCTGGTTGGTGGTGATACGACGGCTTCGCGGTCGGGACTGATCCTGTCGATTTCGGTGCTGGGCAAGGTGCCCAAAGACCTGGTTACGTATCGAAGCACGGCCCAGCCGAACGATGTGATCTGCGTCACGGGCGATTTGGGAGCGGCTTACCTCGGCCTTCAACTGCTGGAACGCGAAAAACAGGTTTTCCTGGCTGATCCGAATATGCAGCCCAACTTGTCTGAAGAACGGTCTTACCTGATCCAGCGTCAACTCCGGCCCGATGCCCGCACCGACATTGTTCACGAACTGCACGATTTAGGTATTCGACCTACGGCGATGATCGATGTGTCGGATGGGTTAGCGTCGGAGCTATTGCACATCTGCCGGCAATCGGGAACGGGCGCGGTAATTTTTGACGAGAATATCCCAATCGACGATCAGACTCACCTGGCCGCTGACGAATTTAGCATCAGTCCGGTAACCGCTGCCCTGAACGGAGGGGAGGATTACGAATTACTCTTCACCGTTCGTCCGCAAGAGTTCGATAAGCTGGCGAACAACGCCCGTATAACCGCCATTGGCTATCTGACCGCCGACCCAAAACAGATTATATTGGCCACGAAAGCCGGTCAGCAAACGCCGATCAGAGCGCAGGGCTGGGAAAACTTCATGAAGTAA
- a CDS encoding TolC family protein: MKKRIIYSVLLAVVSTPICWSIVNAQTTPLNAPGGGVTVQPSAAPAGATGSVQPQAPVNGAAGGVTTSSVGAPDPNAPVPALTITGFKRFGDPVLESFIQLGLDNSPNLKAALSRLEESRIRVKIAQSFLSPSLRSSLLVTTQSLSERRPLSVPNQADQLPRFQLNTFQLLPIDASYEVDLFKRIRSSIAVADLQAQASDADYQSFRLTLASDIARTYLLIRGNDAEQAVFRRNIQSRDTTLSIIRERFRVGLINQIDVQRAETDYATLQVTLKGLERGRTELVNGLAQLCAQDPSQFSVPVGTLPATVPSYPYAAVQIDQLQRRPDLLQFTRQNQIATAQVTLQQASTLPRVTLVGSAGLLSGRIGPWFTPSSATYIVGVNASVPLYEGHRARQNTALSRQLVQTNQQTYQQALQLAQRDAETALDNLTILRQQIDLQGQTLTLARRTEQYNRELYLRGLATYLEVLDAQRTILTTEQQLVQLRSQETQYAVALLRAVGGDW; encoded by the coding sequence ATGAAGAAACGTATTATTTATAGTGTATTGTTGGCTGTGGTCAGCACACCGATTTGTTGGTCAATCGTAAACGCGCAGACGACCCCACTCAACGCACCCGGCGGGGGCGTAACGGTTCAGCCGAGTGCCGCACCAGCTGGAGCAACGGGTTCGGTTCAACCGCAGGCACCCGTAAACGGAGCGGCTGGTGGCGTAACAACATCGTCAGTTGGTGCCCCCGATCCGAATGCGCCGGTTCCGGCATTGACCATTACTGGCTTTAAGCGCTTCGGCGATCCGGTGCTCGAATCGTTTATCCAGTTAGGGTTGGATAACAGCCCTAACCTGAAAGCTGCGCTTAGTCGCCTGGAAGAATCCCGCATCCGGGTTAAAATTGCCCAGTCGTTCTTGTCGCCCTCGCTGCGGAGTTCGCTGCTGGTGACAACGCAGAGCCTATCGGAACGTCGCCCGCTATCTGTGCCTAATCAGGCCGATCAACTGCCACGTTTTCAACTGAACACGTTCCAGCTTCTGCCAATCGATGCCAGTTACGAAGTTGACTTGTTTAAACGGATTCGGAGCAGCATTGCCGTGGCCGATTTACAGGCGCAGGCCAGTGATGCCGACTACCAGTCGTTTCGGCTTACGCTGGCTTCGGACATTGCCCGGACGTATTTGCTGATTCGTGGAAATGACGCAGAGCAGGCCGTTTTTCGCCGGAATATCCAATCCCGCGATACGACGTTATCCATCATTCGCGAACGTTTCCGCGTTGGTCTGATCAACCAGATTGATGTACAACGCGCCGAAACGGACTATGCTACGTTACAGGTGACACTTAAAGGACTTGAGCGGGGTCGTACGGAACTCGTCAATGGACTGGCTCAATTGTGTGCGCAGGACCCATCGCAGTTTTCGGTCCCGGTAGGAACGCTGCCAGCTACGGTACCAAGTTACCCATATGCCGCTGTGCAGATTGATCAACTTCAGCGTCGCCCGGATTTATTACAGTTCACGCGTCAGAATCAGATAGCGACTGCGCAGGTCACACTTCAACAAGCCAGCACGTTGCCAAGAGTAACACTGGTTGGATCGGCTGGGCTATTGTCGGGCCGGATCGGTCCGTGGTTCACCCCCAGTAGTGCCACGTACATTGTTGGCGTCAACGCATCGGTGCCTTTGTACGAGGGCCATCGGGCACGTCAGAATACGGCACTCTCCCGGCAACTGGTGCAGACGAACCAGCAGACCTATCAGCAGGCGTTGCAACTGGCTCAGCGTGATGCCGAAACGGCTTTAGATAATTTGACGATTTTACGGCAGCAAATTGATTTGCAGGGACAAACGCTGACGCTGGCCCGTCGTACCGAGCAATATAACCGCGAATTGTATTTGCGTGGTCTGGCAACGTATCTGGAAGTGCTTGATGCACAGCGTACTATATTGACGACAGAACAACAGTTGGTGCAACTCAGAAGCCAAGAAACACAATATGCCGTAGCACTTTTACGGGCTGTCGGTGGTGATTGGTAG
- a CDS encoding cytochrome b5 domain-containing protein produces MATDPVLLKEYSRAQLALRNGTDRDEIWCAYAGIIYDVSASRLWRNGKHYEHWAGQDLTDELRDAPHADWVFSKFSAVGRLV; encoded by the coding sequence ATGGCTACTGATCCGGTTTTACTAAAAGAATACTCCCGCGCACAGCTGGCCCTTCGTAATGGCACCGATCGTGATGAAATCTGGTGTGCTTATGCCGGTATTATTTACGACGTTTCGGCCTCACGGCTTTGGCGAAACGGTAAGCATTACGAACACTGGGCAGGGCAGGACCTCACCGACGAACTACGCGATGCACCCCACGCTGACTGGGTGTTTTCCAAATTTTCGGCCGTTGGACGACTGGTCTAA
- a CDS encoding cyclase family protein produces MQKRVKFDFEIYFTNGGSLKGDDFRLDITGDDISDQELIDSIIADLRLLMVGKTRILNKEILIEAHKRTPVNSDGKRSRLIDLSHTIEDGLVTYKGLPAPIVCDYLSRETSRQFYEEGTEFQIGKIEMVTNTGTYLDCPFHRYEQGKDLSDVELDAFTDLEGIVIHVPHTETLAVSEAHLRNYEIRNRAVLIHTGWADFWNTETYYENHPFLTADAATYLRDCGVKLVGIDSHNIDDTRGRHRPVHTILLGAEILIVEHLCNLSALPTDGFMFSATPPKFKGVGTFPVRALAKVG; encoded by the coding sequence ATGCAAAAACGAGTAAAATTCGATTTCGAGATCTACTTCACTAATGGTGGAAGTCTGAAAGGTGACGATTTCAGACTCGATATTACTGGTGACGATATATCAGATCAGGAACTGATTGATTCGATCATTGCCGATCTGCGCTTACTTATGGTTGGCAAAACCCGAATTCTGAACAAAGAAATTCTGATAGAAGCCCATAAGCGAACTCCAGTAAACAGCGATGGCAAACGGAGTCGGTTGATCGACCTGAGCCATACGATTGAAGACGGACTTGTTACGTACAAAGGTTTACCCGCGCCCATAGTCTGCGACTACCTGAGCCGTGAAACCTCACGTCAGTTTTATGAGGAGGGGACCGAATTTCAGATCGGAAAGATTGAGATGGTTACCAATACCGGTACGTATCTGGACTGCCCTTTTCATCGGTATGAGCAGGGAAAAGACCTGTCTGACGTGGAGCTGGATGCGTTTACCGATCTGGAAGGTATTGTCATTCACGTACCCCATACGGAAACGCTAGCCGTCAGCGAAGCGCATTTACGAAACTACGAGATCAGAAATCGCGCCGTTCTGATTCATACGGGATGGGCTGACTTCTGGAATACCGAAACCTACTATGAAAATCACCCGTTTCTAACGGCTGATGCGGCCACTTACCTGCGTGATTGTGGTGTCAAACTCGTTGGAATTGACTCACATAACATCGATGACACACGGGGTAGACATCGTCCGGTCCATACGATACTGCTGGGGGCGGAAATTCTGATCGTTGAGCACTTATGCAATTTATCAGCCCTGCCAACCGACGGTTTTATGTTCAGCGCCACCCCGCCTAAGTTCAAGGGGGTGGGTACCTTCCCCGTTCGGGCACTGGCCAAAGTCGGTTGA
- a CDS encoding efflux RND transporter periplasmic adaptor subunit, whose amino-acid sequence MKALRVIIPLLLLIALFVFAGVLPRIRNSQELKAAATEERNREPIVNVVSLKHSSDTTGLTLPGQIQPYRQTPLYARTQGFLRRWYVDIGAQVKQGQVLATIDAPELDQDIMRAKADQQLAQTNLDRLKSVQLPGAVAKQDIDTRQSAVAVAQAALGRLQALKDLQQVRAPFTGVITARTAENGTLVSPGSGQPLFTISELGMLRVFVDVPQTYYRSVKVGMPATVVIPELKNRIFAGKVVRTSGTLRSDSRTLLAEVAIPNPKQELPSGLYNQVKFNMIAANSPILIPANALQMTAEGARVVVVEADQRVRFVPITLGRDFGTTLEASSGLTGLERVVTNPNDRLRDGQKVRFRKPVAEKTVAQR is encoded by the coding sequence ATGAAAGCACTACGAGTGATTATTCCCTTGCTGCTGTTGATCGCGCTGTTTGTCTTTGCGGGGGTACTGCCCCGCATCAGGAACAGCCAGGAGCTAAAAGCTGCGGCCACCGAGGAGCGAAACCGCGAACCGATTGTTAACGTCGTGTCGCTCAAGCATTCATCTGATACGACAGGTCTCACGCTGCCCGGCCAGATTCAGCCGTATCGTCAAACGCCACTCTACGCGCGGACACAGGGATTTCTGCGTCGCTGGTACGTGGATATTGGCGCGCAGGTCAAGCAGGGGCAGGTGCTGGCAACTATTGACGCCCCCGAACTTGATCAGGACATCATGCGGGCGAAAGCCGATCAGCAACTGGCCCAGACAAATCTGGATCGCCTGAAGAGCGTTCAACTGCCGGGCGCGGTGGCTAAGCAGGATATCGATACCCGACAGTCGGCAGTAGCGGTTGCGCAGGCTGCACTGGGTCGTTTACAGGCATTAAAAGATTTACAGCAGGTGCGGGCTCCATTTACGGGGGTGATCACGGCGCGGACGGCTGAGAATGGTACATTGGTTTCACCGGGTTCCGGACAGCCCCTGTTCACGATTTCCGAGCTGGGTATGTTGCGGGTATTTGTGGATGTGCCGCAAACTTATTATCGCTCCGTGAAGGTTGGTATGCCGGCAACGGTCGTTATTCCGGAGCTAAAAAATCGCATTTTTGCGGGTAAAGTCGTTCGGACATCGGGAACACTGCGGAGCGATTCGCGTACCTTGCTGGCCGAAGTAGCGATTCCGAACCCAAAGCAGGAATTGCCGTCGGGACTGTACAACCAAGTGAAATTTAACATGATTGCAGCGAATTCGCCCATTCTCATTCCGGCTAATGCCCTGCAAATGACAGCGGAAGGCGCTCGCGTCGTGGTCGTCGAAGCAGATCAGCGTGTACGATTTGTTCCCATCACACTGGGTCGGGATTTTGGCACCACTCTCGAAGCGTCTAGCGGGCTAACCGGCCTGGAGCGTGTCGTGACCAACCCAAATGACCGGCTGCGTGATGGACAGAAAGTCCGCTTTCGTAAACCTGTCGCTGAAAAAACTGTAGCGCAACGATGA
- the bla gene encoding subclass B1 metallo-beta-lactamase has protein sequence MRYGGIALVAFLIQHWVYAQSPTLAVKSVAPSVYVHTSYNTYNGQLFPSNGLIVNTKEGVVLIDTPWDTAQTRQLINWVRVNLKRSVVLTLVTHSHEDRLAGTELLRNHGARVISTPLTAKLAKEQGAPIPDAILPNDTTFSIGGTPIETYFPGAGHAPDNIVVWLPEQKLLFGGCFVKSVEASSLGNIADANLTAWPASIRRVQKRYPKASLIIPGHQSWTTTASSNALPFGHPALQRTLNLLERKGG, from the coding sequence ATGCGCTACGGAGGTATTGCACTCGTTGCCTTTCTGATTCAGCACTGGGTATACGCCCAGTCCCCTACGTTAGCGGTTAAGTCGGTTGCTCCTTCGGTTTACGTTCATACCTCTTATAACACGTATAACGGTCAATTATTCCCGTCAAATGGTCTGATCGTTAATACGAAAGAAGGAGTCGTGTTGATCGATACGCCCTGGGATACGGCTCAGACACGGCAACTGATCAACTGGGTTCGTGTTAACTTGAAGCGTTCAGTCGTCCTTACCCTTGTTACGCACTCCCACGAAGATCGATTGGCGGGCACGGAACTGCTGAGAAACCACGGAGCACGGGTAATTAGTACACCCTTGACCGCTAAACTAGCCAAAGAACAGGGAGCACCGATACCAGATGCCATCTTACCAAACGATACGACGTTCTCGATCGGTGGCACACCTATCGAAACCTACTTTCCCGGCGCAGGCCATGCGCCCGATAACATTGTTGTGTGGTTACCTGAACAGAAACTGCTTTTTGGTGGCTGCTTCGTAAAAAGTGTCGAAGCCAGTAGTTTAGGCAATATTGCCGATGCCAATTTGACCGCCTGGCCTGCATCGATCCGTCGCGTACAGAAACGCTACCCGAAGGCTAGCCTGATCATACCGGGACACCAGAGTTGGACGACAACAGCGTCATCGAATGCGCTTCCGTTCGGTCATCCGGCCCTACAACGTACCCTAAATCTCCTCGAACGAAAAGGCGGTTAA
- a CDS encoding DUF952 domain-containing protein: protein MSLLYHVVPASVWATYETASMYEADSLRTEGFIHLSTSNQVNGVLDRYYRNVPDLLLLHVDPDRLVNELKYEVSTNNERFPHLYGPLNKDAVVTVERLTQVPINQPV from the coding sequence ATGAGCTTACTTTATCATGTTGTTCCGGCTTCGGTCTGGGCGACGTACGAAACAGCGTCGATGTACGAAGCCGATAGTCTACGGACAGAAGGGTTTATCCATTTATCGACCAGCAACCAGGTCAACGGCGTGTTGGATCGGTATTATCGGAACGTACCGGATTTACTGCTGCTACACGTTGACCCCGACCGTCTGGTGAACGAATTGAAATACGAGGTTTCGACCAATAACGAACGTTTTCCGCACCTCTATGGCCCGCTCAATAAGGACGCCGTAGTAACCGTAGAACGCTTGACACAAGTACCTATCAATCAACCTGTATGA
- a CDS encoding mannose-1-phosphate guanylyltransferase translates to MNHTYVIIMAGGVGTRFWPFSRTSYPKQFHDVLGTGRTLLQQTADRFDGVCPPENIFIVTSSLYKDLCQQQLPQLTDDQVLCEPIARNTAPCIAYACYKIAQKDPEANIVVAPADHIILKEEEFQRTIRTALDATQSQDILVTLGIQPSRPDTGYGYIQYIPESDKTIKKVKTFTEKPHLELARQFVESGEFVWNAGIFVWNVQSIIKAFEKYLPEVAEIFEEGKGAYYTDAEAAFIDKAYSLTGSISIDNGVMEKAENVYVVLSDFGWSDLGTWKSLYEVSDKNDDFNVIDGHVLLYDTKNCIIKTPKDRLVAINGLDGFIVAEYDNVLMICRKEDEQKVKAFVSDAKERGNHFV, encoded by the coding sequence ATGAACCATACCTACGTTATCATTATGGCAGGGGGTGTCGGAACGCGTTTCTGGCCCTTTAGCCGAACCAGTTATCCTAAGCAGTTCCACGATGTTCTGGGCACTGGCCGGACATTGCTTCAGCAGACAGCCGACCGTTTCGATGGCGTCTGTCCACCCGAAAATATCTTTATCGTTACCAGTTCGTTATACAAGGATTTGTGTCAGCAGCAGTTGCCACAGCTAACCGACGATCAGGTCTTGTGCGAACCAATCGCCCGGAATACAGCCCCCTGTATTGCCTACGCGTGTTATAAAATTGCCCAGAAGGACCCGGAAGCCAATATTGTGGTGGCACCCGCCGATCATATTATCCTGAAAGAAGAAGAGTTTCAGCGGACAATCCGTACCGCGCTGGACGCAACGCAAAGTCAGGACATTCTGGTAACGCTTGGTATTCAGCCCAGCCGGCCTGATACGGGTTATGGCTACATTCAGTACATTCCCGAGTCGGATAAAACGATTAAGAAAGTAAAGACCTTTACCGAAAAACCACATCTTGAACTGGCTAGACAGTTTGTGGAAAGTGGCGAATTTGTGTGGAACGCGGGTATTTTCGTCTGGAACGTACAATCTATCATCAAAGCGTTCGAAAAATACCTCCCCGAAGTCGCCGAGATTTTTGAGGAAGGTAAAGGTGCTTACTATACCGACGCCGAAGCTGCGTTCATCGACAAAGCGTACTCGCTCACCGGGAGCATCTCAATTGATAACGGTGTCATGGAAAAGGCGGAAAACGTGTATGTCGTTCTGAGCGATTTTGGTTGGTCAGATCTGGGTACCTGGAAGTCATTGTACGAAGTGTCCGACAAGAACGACGACTTCAACGTGATCGACGGGCATGTGTTACTGTACGATACAAAAAACTGCATTATCAAAACGCCTAAAGATCGGCTGGTGGCAATCAACGGGCTGGATGGCTTCATCGTAGCGGAATACGACAACGTGCTGATGATCTGCCGGAAAGAAGACGAGCAGAAAGTGAAAGCGTTCGTTTCCGACGCGAAAGAACGGGGCAATCATTTCGTCTAA
- a CDS encoding efflux RND transporter permease subunit, protein MWIVRLALEKKYTIAVMALLIMIMGGLSVTQMPTDIFPKINIPVVSVLWGYTGLSTNEMEKMITNFSETSIINNVSDIQRLESQTYNGTAVLKIYFQPTVKIEEAIAQVTAISQTILVRMPPGTQPPLIVRYNATDVPVLQLGLSSDSLTEPQITDYAQTRVRPQISTVPGSRLSQAFGGKTRQIMVDLEPDQLVAYNVTPEEVLSAVANQNLTLPSGSLRLGEREYNVRLNSKPDVITTLNDVPIKNVGGSTVHMRDVANVHDGSAVQANIVKQDGSKGVLMSIVKTGNASTTEIVDKIRNQILPTVRAAAPSNLRIQELFDQSVFVRASIKGVLVEGLIAALLTAAMILLFLGSWRSTLIVAISIPLSILASLITLYLLGETLNIQTLGGLALAIGILVDDATVTIENIHRNEELGMPLRQAILEGAQQIATPTLVSTLTICIVFTSVLFLEGPARFLFGPLAEAVVFAMLASYVLSRTLVPALADLMLRGETHGAESNAHGTQKRASFFGQIYNGFNRGFDRFQTRYMGALEWVLNHRRAVLVLFLVVVAFTLVLVPFVGRDFFPRVDAGQIKLHLRAPAGTRLESAEQAAAQTAEIVRSVIPEEEVGSIISNIGLTSERYNFIFTDNSSVGASDAELLISLSEERSRPTDDYVREIRARLRDEMPDVTYFFLPADIVSQILNFGLTSAIDVQVSGFDRANNLKVARDMRDKIAQIPGAVDVHLHQVLDAPELFLDVDRERAGQFGLTEQRIASNLNISLSGTGQTRPNFWPDPNTGFPYLIAVQTPPYKLDSYDKLLRTPIVPGQVTPQLLSNVTTVKRTTAPVIINRVNTQPSYDVYASVEKTDLGSVAKALEKLTADYKTQLKPGNTITLRGQVESMESAFSRLGLGIVFAALLVYLLMVVNFQSFRYPFIIITALPGALCGMVWMLFLTGTTFSIPSLMGAIMSVGVATANSILLVSFAKDHLPEVGGSAYAAALEAGRTRLRPILMTAIAMIIGMLPMSLGIGEGGEQNAPLGRAVIGGLILATFTTLLFVPVVFSYLVRKTTKVS, encoded by the coding sequence ATGTGGATTGTTCGCTTAGCACTAGAGAAGAAATACACCATTGCCGTGATGGCGTTGCTGATCATGATCATGGGCGGGCTGTCGGTTACGCAAATGCCGACCGACATTTTTCCCAAGATCAACATTCCGGTCGTATCCGTACTGTGGGGCTACACCGGTCTGTCGACCAACGAAATGGAGAAGATGATTACGAACTTCTCCGAAACGTCTATCATCAACAACGTTAGTGACATTCAGCGGCTCGAATCACAAACGTATAACGGCACCGCTGTCCTAAAAATCTATTTCCAGCCGACCGTTAAGATCGAAGAAGCCATTGCGCAGGTTACGGCCATTTCGCAAACGATTCTGGTTCGGATGCCGCCGGGCACGCAACCGCCCCTTATAGTTCGCTACAATGCCACCGACGTTCCGGTATTGCAACTGGGACTTTCGTCCGATAGCCTGACGGAACCTCAGATTACCGACTATGCCCAAACGCGCGTGCGGCCCCAGATTTCGACGGTACCGGGAAGCCGGTTGTCGCAGGCCTTCGGCGGTAAGACCCGCCAGATTATGGTCGATCTGGAGCCGGATCAACTGGTTGCGTACAACGTTACGCCCGAAGAAGTGCTGAGTGCCGTGGCCAATCAGAACCTGACCCTGCCGAGCGGTTCGCTGCGGTTGGGCGAGCGCGAATACAACGTCCGGCTGAACTCCAAGCCCGATGTCATTACGACCCTGAATGACGTGCCGATCAAGAATGTGGGTGGATCGACCGTACACATGCGTGACGTTGCCAACGTGCACGATGGATCGGCGGTACAGGCCAATATCGTGAAGCAGGACGGTAGTAAAGGCGTTCTGATGAGCATTGTGAAGACGGGTAATGCGTCTACCACCGAGATTGTCGATAAAATCCGGAACCAGATACTACCCACGGTTCGGGCTGCGGCCCCGTCGAATCTACGGATTCAGGAACTGTTCGATCAGTCGGTTTTCGTTCGGGCATCGATCAAGGGTGTACTGGTTGAGGGCCTGATCGCGGCTTTGCTAACGGCGGCTATGATTCTGCTATTTCTGGGCAGCTGGCGGAGCACACTCATTGTTGCTATTTCGATTCCGTTATCCATTCTGGCGTCGCTGATTACGCTCTACCTGCTGGGCGAAACATTGAATATCCAGACATTGGGTGGACTGGCGCTTGCTATCGGTATCCTGGTGGATGACGCGACGGTGACGATTGAGAACATTCACCGGAACGAAGAACTGGGCATGCCGCTGCGGCAGGCGATTCTGGAAGGGGCACAGCAGATTGCCACGCCAACGCTCGTGTCGACGCTGACGATCTGTATCGTATTTACGTCGGTACTTTTTCTCGAAGGTCCGGCCCGGTTCCTGTTTGGTCCGCTGGCGGAGGCCGTTGTGTTCGCCATGCTGGCATCGTATGTGCTTTCGCGGACGCTGGTTCCGGCGCTGGCTGATCTGATGCTACGCGGGGAAACGCACGGTGCGGAAAGCAACGCGCACGGAACTCAGAAACGAGCGTCATTCTTCGGGCAAATCTACAACGGATTCAACCGCGGTTTCGATCGGTTTCAGACCCGGTACATGGGCGCGCTGGAATGGGTGCTTAACCACCGCCGGGCGGTGCTGGTATTGTTTCTGGTAGTAGTGGCGTTCACGCTGGTGCTGGTGCCGTTTGTGGGTCGGGATTTCTTCCCGAGGGTTGACGCCGGACAAATCAAATTGCATTTACGGGCACCGGCTGGTACCCGACTGGAATCGGCGGAGCAGGCAGCGGCCCAAACCGCCGAAATCGTTCGGTCCGTGATTCCTGAAGAGGAAGTCGGCTCGATTATCAGCAACATCGGGCTGACTTCCGAACGCTATAATTTCATCTTTACGGACAACTCATCGGTCGGTGCGTCGGACGCCGAACTCTTGATTTCGCTCAGCGAAGAACGGTCGCGGCCCACTGACGACTACGTGCGGGAGATACGGGCGCGTTTGCGGGACGAAATGCCCGATGTTACGTATTTCTTTTTGCCTGCTGATATCGTTAGCCAGATCCTGAATTTTGGTCTGACCTCTGCCATCGACGTGCAAGTGTCGGGGTTCGACCGGGCGAATAATTTAAAAGTTGCTCGCGATATGCGCGATAAAATCGCTCAGATTCCTGGCGCTGTCGATGTACATCTGCATCAGGTGCTGGACGCGCCCGAACTGTTCCTGGATGTTGACCGCGAACGGGCCGGGCAATTTGGTCTGACCGAGCAACGCATCGCGTCGAACCTGAACATTTCCTTGAGCGGTACGGGGCAGACCCGCCCGAACTTCTGGCCCGATCCAAACACGGGATTTCCTTACTTGATCGCAGTACAAACACCCCCTTATAAACTGGATTCGTACGATAAGCTGCTTCGTACGCCCATCGTACCCGGTCAGGTTACCCCCCAACTTTTGAGCAACGTTACGACGGTGAAGCGCACTACCGCGCCGGTCATCATCAACCGGGTAAACACGCAGCCAAGCTACGATGTCTACGCGTCGGTCGAAAAAACGGACCTGGGTTCGGTAGCGAAGGCCTTGGAAAAACTCACCGCCGACTACAAAACCCAGCTTAAACCCGGCAATACCATTACGCTTCGGGGACAGGTCGAAAGTATGGAAAGCGCCTTCAGCCGACTTGGGTTAGGGATCGTCTTTGCCGCCTTGCTGGTCTATCTGCTTATGGTTGTTAATTTCCAGTCGTTCCGGTATCCGTTCATCATCATCACCGCTCTGCCGGGTGCGTTGTGCGGCATGGTCTGGATGCTGTTCCTGACCGGGACTACGTTCAGTATCCCGTCGCTGATGGGGGCGATTATGAGCGTGGGCGTTGCCACGGCGAATAGTATTTTGTTGGTTAGTTTTGCCAAGGATCATTTGCCCGAAGTAGGTGGTAGCGCCTATGCTGCGGCTCTGGAAGCGGGTCGGACGCGGCTTCGGCCCATTCTGATGACTGCCATTGCCATGATTATCGGGATGTTGCCCATGTCGCTGGGTATCGGCGAAGGCGGAGAGCAAAATGCGCCATTGGGTCGGGCCGTGATCGGTGGATTGATTCTGGCTACGTTTACAACGTTGCTATTCGTGCCTGTAGTCTTTAGCTATCTGGTCCGCAAAACCACGAAAGTCAGTTAA